One genomic region from Tigriopus californicus strain San Diego chromosome 4, Tcal_SD_v2.1, whole genome shotgun sequence encodes:
- the LOC131879547 gene encoding equilibrative nucleoside transporter 1-like: MADSDSSSPRVEYGSRGGVNGEERKMEPPRDPYNMVYIIFYWLGMGSLLPWNFFISVTGYWMYKFRDVTDVEPHHHASNFTRAHGNETNPLSPLQLKWNSYLSIAAVIPNVIFVLLNAILGHRFRTQPRIMFAIVTIMITFIFTDALTVVDTDPWQHEFLILTLIMVVIINIMVAIFQGGLAGLAAQFPPEYMGSVCQGQALGGIFASGTNVLTLVLGSNGEESALWCFLVTIIFLGTSFAAFIVLTRTAFFKFYVKDGPQSESDESTPLITPDHMDVREATTRVCVIHVFKQIWVWTLAVFLSFAATLSVFPAVTALTLSTGYNDGGRWSTEYFIPVTCFVFFNVGDYVGRILAGVVQWPKATQSGSWSVMCMSLARMAFIPLFLFCNASPSNRVYTPVLFHSDIAFIVLVILFSISNGYVGNIAMMYAPKVLTDSQSQSTAASIMVSALVIGLGCGSLMSTVWVALL, encoded by the exons ATGGCTGACTCAGACTCGTCGAGTCCACGTGTGGAATATGGATCTCGAGGAGGAGTCAATGGCGAAGAGAGGAAAATGGAACCCCCACGAGATCCATATAATATGGTGTATATCATATTCTACTGGCTGGGCATGGGCTCGTTACTTCCGTGGAACTTTTTCATCTCTG TGACTGGTTATTGGATGTACAAATTCCGGGATGTGACCGATGTGGAGCCCCACCATCATGCTTCCAACTTCACCCGGGCCCATGGAAACGAAACCAACCCCCTATCACCCCTGCAACTGAAATGGAATTCGTATCTCTCAATTGCGGCCGTCATTCCCAATGTGATCTTTGTTCTCCTGAACGCCATTTTGGGGCATCGATTCCGAACTCAACCGAGAATTATGTTCGCCATTGTGACTATCATGATCACGTTCATATTCACCGATGCCCTCACTGTGGTCGACACGGATCCTTGGCAACACGAATTTCTCATCCTCACGTTGATCATGGTGGTCATAATCAACATCATGGTAGCTATATTCCAG GGTGGTCTGGCCGGTCTGGCAGCCCAATTTCCCCCGGAGTACATGGGTTCCGTTTGCCAAGGGCAAGCGTTAGGCGGGATTTTTGCCTCAGGAACCAATGTTTTGACCCTTGTCTTGGGAAGTAACGGCGAGGAGTCAGCGTTGTGGTGTTTTTTGGTCACGATCATATTCCTGGGCACGTCCTTTGCCgcattcattgttcttacACGCACGGCATTTTTCAAG TTTTATGTCAAAGATGGCCCTCAGAGTGAATCCGATGAAAGCACCCCACTGATAACTCCAGATCATATGGATGTCCGAGAAGCTACCACGAGAGTTTGTGTCATCCATGTTTTCAAGCAGATCTGGGTCTGGACTTTGGCCGTATTCCTTTCGTTTGCCGCAACCCTGAGTGTTTTCCCTGCCGTAACGGCCCTGACACTGAGCACAGGATACAATGAC GGAGGTCGTTGGAGTACGGAATACTTCATACCAGTCACCTGCTTTGTATTTTTCAACGTGGGTGATTATGTCGGCCGAATTCTGGCGGGTGTAGTCCAATGGCCCAAGGCAACCCAATCGGGTAGTTGGTCTGTGATGTGCATGTCTTTGGCCAGAATGGCTTTCATCCCATTGTTCCTCTTCTGCAATGCCAGTCCGTCCAATCGCGTTTATACACCG GTGCTCTTCCACTCAGATATTGCTTTCATCGTTTTGGTCATTCTCTTCTCCATATCCAATGGATATGTTGGCAATATTGCCATGATGTACGCGCCCAAAGTTCTGACCGATAGCCAATCTCAATCCACAGCAGCATCCATCATGGTTTCAGCCTTGGTCATTGGCCTAGGTTGTGGGTCCCTTATGAGCACAGTTTGGGTGGCCTTACTTTAG